The following coding sequences lie in one Candidatus Nitrospira allomarina genomic window:
- a CDS encoding NAD-dependent epimerase/dehydratase family protein: MKSLVIGGTGQLGANLVRVLLERGDQVRVLHRFTSNTFTIDGLNVERVVGDLNDGESLRLGCEGRDVVYHTAGYYPSGTIPVEVAKGQALKETALVLEAVRAARVDRFVFASTLTTVGFPKTVGHPANETCQFSTRYTNNPYLMAKAAMEEKILQSVHHGIPAVVVIPTEFFGPYDQQPTSGTHILMVAKGRMPVYVPGRVNIIDVRDVAVAMIRAAERGRVGERYLVGNWNTTQKDLNELIAQEVGVPPPFFPVPLALARWGAKVGEWVSRSLLRRPPFVSAFFVEVMAHMQHYDCSKALRELDYPRSGPQGAIEDAVIWFRENGYL, translated from the coding sequence ATGAAATCGTTGGTCATCGGTGGAACCGGTCAACTTGGAGCGAATTTAGTTCGGGTGCTACTTGAGCGTGGGGACCAGGTTCGTGTGTTGCATCGATTCACCAGTAACACCTTCACGATTGATGGGCTGAATGTTGAGCGTGTGGTGGGTGATCTCAATGATGGAGAGTCCTTGCGCCTGGGCTGTGAGGGCAGGGATGTGGTCTATCACACCGCCGGGTATTATCCGTCTGGGACGATTCCGGTTGAGGTGGCCAAAGGGCAGGCTCTGAAAGAAACGGCACTGGTGTTAGAGGCTGTCCGTGCGGCCAGGGTGGACCGGTTCGTTTTTGCCAGTACGCTCACGACTGTGGGATTTCCCAAAACGGTCGGCCATCCAGCCAATGAAACCTGTCAATTTTCAACCCGATATACGAACAATCCGTATCTCATGGCCAAGGCCGCCATGGAAGAAAAGATTCTGCAATCGGTTCACCACGGTATTCCCGCAGTGGTGGTGATTCCGACAGAGTTTTTCGGCCCCTACGATCAGCAACCGACAAGCGGCACTCATATTCTTATGGTCGCGAAGGGGCGGATGCCGGTGTATGTCCCCGGTCGGGTAAATATTATTGATGTGCGGGATGTGGCCGTGGCTATGATCAGGGCGGCAGAGCGCGGTCGTGTCGGGGAACGCTATCTGGTGGGTAACTGGAATACGACACAAAAAGACTTGAATGAACTCATTGCGCAGGAGGTTGGAGTGCCGCCTCCTTTCTTTCCGGTTCCATTGGCTCTCGCTCGTTGGGGAGCAAAAGTCGGGGAGTGGGTTTCACGTTCTCTCTTACGCCGCCCCCCCTTTGTGTCTGCCTTTTTTGTCGAAGTGATGGCGCACATGCAGCATTACGATTGCTCAAAAGCTCTGCGAGAATTGGATTATCCGCGGAGTGGCCCCCAAGGGGCAATTGAGGATGCCGTTATCTGGTTTCGGGAAAATGGGTACCTTTAG
- a CDS encoding DUF502 domain-containing protein: MELQRPKFWDNINMNDLARNFFEGLLILVPVVTTLYVAWLVLQTIDGWLNIPIPGVGFLITVGLITLTGRYASTVFVQKMLDILERVLVKAPFVKILYTSLKDLIAAFMGEKRRFDQPVLVSLVPGGHAEAVGFVTRTDLEFLGLLDHVAVYFPQSYNFAGNILIFPKEQVHPLEAESADVMAFIVSGGVSGGQNGEGV, encoded by the coding sequence ATGGAATTACAACGGCCCAAGTTTTGGGACAATATCAATATGAACGATCTGGCCAGGAATTTTTTTGAAGGTCTGTTAATCCTGGTGCCGGTAGTGACGACGTTGTATGTGGCGTGGTTGGTACTTCAAACAATTGATGGCTGGTTAAATATCCCCATACCGGGTGTGGGATTTCTGATCACGGTCGGGTTAATCACCTTAACCGGCCGATATGCGTCCACCGTGTTTGTACAAAAAATGTTGGATATATTGGAACGGGTGTTGGTAAAAGCGCCTTTCGTCAAAATTCTCTATACCTCGCTCAAAGATCTGATTGCCGCGTTTATGGGAGAAAAGCGGCGGTTCGATCAGCCGGTTTTGGTGTCTCTGGTTCCCGGTGGTCATGCCGAAGCGGTAGGCTTTGTGACTCGAACGGATTTGGAATTTCTCGGCCTGCTCGATCATGTGGCCGTCTATTTTCCGCAATCCTATAATTTTGCGGGAAATATCTTGATCTTTCCCAAAGAACAAGTTCATCCATTGGAGGCAGAAAGTGCGGATGTCATGGCATTTATTGTGTCAGGGGGCGTCTCCGGGGGGCAAAATGGGGAAGGGGTTTAG
- a CDS encoding trypsin-like peptidase domain-containing protein codes for MVSIHSLVVFLVAMLGMVPSAWADVDIDMLKKGVVKVTAQFPNRQKVGTGFVAGEGKKHVFIVTASHVIEGEAEVPQSITVTFFSHQEEPLVAEVINKEGGDPRGLALLKVGGDLPDDVQILEWDTQSQLHGGEEVRVIGFPQVGGNPWAVTRGTLSGFDGPILKFSGAVEEGNSGGPLLYRGKVIGVIVEIIRQFGNAKPSQIAQFTVDNWPGFSRQVRIEPQNISPGSTTDTGDSAGKRLAALVITTVPKDAEVFVDDELVGNTTQGSVVVGQLSPDEYEVAIKKKGYRPWTKSVELLPGERRELNATLQKGAVVDVTGIWKNPNEPTVSYVLQQIGDRVVMREVTTSVLGTMVTAEGEGQLQGNQLSIFYRTVLGTMGQSATTMSDDGRTLTGTFQDFSNMIPMTLSLVRTADSPASFGLPGNDAWNAIQGFGQ; via the coding sequence ATGGTATCCATCCATTCTCTGGTTGTCTTCCTTGTTGCTATGTTGGGCATGGTCCCATCGGCGTGGGCGGATGTGGATATCGACATGCTGAAAAAAGGGGTGGTCAAGGTTACGGCCCAATTCCCCAACAGGCAAAAGGTTGGAACCGGCTTTGTGGCCGGAGAGGGCAAAAAACATGTGTTTATTGTGACCGCATCACATGTGATTGAGGGAGAGGCTGAAGTCCCTCAGTCGATCACCGTGACTTTTTTTTCTCATCAAGAAGAACCGTTGGTTGCTGAAGTGATCAACAAAGAAGGCGGGGATCCCAGAGGGTTGGCCCTGTTGAAAGTGGGCGGAGATCTCCCCGATGACGTGCAGATTTTAGAGTGGGATACCCAGAGTCAATTGCATGGGGGCGAGGAAGTGCGGGTAATCGGATTTCCCCAGGTTGGAGGCAATCCATGGGCGGTGACCCGGGGGACTCTGTCTGGGTTTGACGGTCCCATTCTTAAATTTTCTGGTGCGGTTGAAGAAGGGAACTCTGGAGGACCATTGCTCTACCGGGGAAAAGTCATCGGTGTCATTGTGGAAATCATCCGGCAGTTTGGTAATGCCAAGCCCTCTCAAATTGCCCAATTCACGGTTGATAATTGGCCGGGGTTTAGCCGTCAAGTCAGGATTGAACCGCAAAATATTTCACCGGGGAGCACCACAGATACCGGTGATTCGGCTGGAAAAAGGTTGGCCGCGTTGGTTATCACCACTGTTCCCAAGGATGCGGAGGTATTTGTCGACGATGAACTTGTCGGAAACACGACACAGGGATCAGTCGTCGTGGGTCAATTATCTCCCGATGAATACGAGGTGGCAATCAAAAAGAAAGGCTATCGACCTTGGACCAAGAGTGTCGAACTTCTTCCCGGCGAACGTCGGGAGTTGAATGCGACCCTCCAGAAAGGGGCCGTGGTTGATGTGACGGGCATCTGGAAAAATCCTAATGAACCGACCGTGTCCTATGTCCTGCAACAAATTGGAGATCGGGTGGTCATGAGAGAGGTGACCACCAGTGTGTTGGGAACCATGGTGACCGCGGAGGGAGAAGGACAATTGCAAGGCAACCAATTATCCATTTTCTATCGGACCGTGTTGGGAACGATGGGCCAATCTGCAACCACGATGTCCGATGATGGGAGAACCTTAACCGGGACCTTTCAGGATTTTTCCAATATGATTCCTATGACTCTCTCGTTGGTTCGAACGGCAGATTCTCCCGCCTCCTTTGGTTTACCAGGCAATGATGCGTGGAACGCCATTCAGGGTTTTGGGCAGTAA
- a CDS encoding efflux RND transporter periplasmic adaptor subunit, translated as MTCLTKSSIWLVFALVLGVQCLQGCSEQEAAQPPTGRPPSPVKVVTVSSKQVQRSVSLVGTAEPRKRSLVASEVAGLVKAFPGKEGQFVKKGQLLASLRTDTLDIRLDSAVASHREAKARYEQAQKDLDRIKVLFAKELVTQKEMDDAVVEESALEKRLIQLEAEIRLVRDQLTKSRVMAPFPGWITKEYTEIGQWVEEGGPVVELVDLSQVEVQVPLPEEYVRDVRVGDPVMAEFDALPGVEVEGTVFSVIAQADRSARTFPVKVVLANPELRIKSGMVARVKLAVGAPYQAVVIPKDALVLKGGKEFAFIVANNTVTQVAVIPVAHFEDVVEVQGAIEEGMQIVVEGNERLLPGQSVRILEEPVKT; from the coding sequence ATGACATGTCTGACCAAAAGCTCTATCTGGCTGGTTTTTGCCCTGGTCCTAGGTGTGCAGTGTTTGCAGGGGTGTAGCGAACAGGAGGCGGCCCAGCCGCCAACGGGGCGTCCACCTTCTCCGGTTAAGGTTGTGACCGTTTCGAGCAAGCAGGTTCAGCGATCCGTCTCATTGGTTGGCACAGCGGAGCCACGCAAGCGAAGTCTCGTGGCCAGTGAAGTGGCCGGGCTGGTCAAAGCCTTTCCCGGTAAAGAAGGGCAGTTTGTGAAAAAAGGCCAACTGCTTGCCAGTCTTCGGACAGACACGCTGGACATCCGCCTTGACTCGGCAGTAGCTTCGCATCGTGAAGCCAAAGCCCGCTATGAACAGGCGCAAAAGGATTTGGACCGAATCAAAGTGTTGTTTGCCAAAGAACTGGTGACTCAAAAGGAAATGGATGATGCGGTTGTTGAAGAAAGCGCTTTGGAAAAGCGGCTGATTCAATTAGAAGCGGAAATTCGACTGGTACGCGATCAATTAACCAAATCAAGGGTCATGGCGCCTTTTCCCGGCTGGATCACGAAAGAATATACGGAAATCGGTCAGTGGGTTGAAGAGGGGGGCCCAGTGGTGGAATTGGTGGACCTGTCCCAGGTTGAGGTGCAAGTGCCGCTCCCGGAAGAATATGTGCGGGATGTCAGGGTCGGGGATCCAGTGATGGCGGAGTTCGATGCCCTTCCTGGAGTTGAGGTTGAGGGAACAGTCTTTTCGGTCATCGCGCAAGCCGATCGGTCGGCACGGACATTTCCGGTCAAAGTCGTGTTGGCCAATCCGGAGTTACGCATTAAAAGCGGGATGGTTGCACGGGTGAAGTTAGCGGTGGGCGCTCCTTACCAGGCGGTCGTGATCCCCAAGGATGCTCTGGTGCTCAAAGGGGGAAAGGAATTTGCTTTTATTGTGGCCAACAACACTGTTACGCAGGTAGCGGTGATCCCCGTCGCCCATTTTGAGGACGTGGTAGAAGTACAGGGAGCTATTGAAGAAGGCATGCAGATAGTCGTGGAAGGGAATGAGCGCCTCCTGCCCGGGCAGTCGGTCAGAATTTTAGAGGAGCCCGTAAAAACATGA
- a CDS encoding toll/interleukin-1 receptor domain-containing protein, whose protein sequence is MKDVFISYASEDRPLAQQLAASLEQSGMSVWWDRQIQVGSEWDKTIEDALASAKCVVVLWTAHAKDSRWVRAEAREALNTEKVVPVMLETNAIPLAFTGIQALCFLGWAGTAGSKEFEILLSVIRGKLEGKPIELPEASSTQPSLLGKLVALFGVKAGVGGVLAILLIGSSFVRVDPDISVHVETTRMEFSVAPGMDDKRLTDMMTFETLTIENIGKLAISPDRLLVADPAEYDMESDSYPPKAWFDIPVNGRTVQFDVGSSGMASEITIEPTDHQEAVAGQLDGIVLTDETVVTMQVSNDNAVTLAFRKKEGPQRVVVSRIHAVQFIQIGLQAPPELSIPFPQDQELTYHIIFEKKPGTMELFGQDESLVLVMKEKEITGKKPISSSVLPIQSIDFSSQDPGTGERKPPEGFAGTVEYVSPEGMPAVPMGTNAFLALDHLDHFEITSISIDPIGHKLVVDLKGKAGYVKTGTPDNPQNLRPTLFDHIRYSPVFEPVRKLIGL, encoded by the coding sequence ATGAAGGACGTGTTCATCAGTTACGCCAGCGAGGATCGACCCTTGGCCCAACAATTGGCTGCATCCTTGGAGCAATCAGGGATGTCGGTTTGGTGGGATCGCCAGATTCAGGTGGGAAGCGAGTGGGATAAAACGATTGAAGACGCGTTGGCTTCGGCGAAATGCGTAGTGGTGTTATGGACCGCTCACGCTAAAGATTCCCGGTGGGTGCGGGCAGAGGCTCGGGAAGCTCTGAATACGGAAAAGGTCGTACCGGTCATGTTGGAGACCAATGCCATTCCATTGGCATTTACCGGGATTCAGGCCTTGTGCTTTCTTGGGTGGGCAGGCACGGCCGGATCCAAGGAATTTGAAATTCTCCTTTCTGTCATCCGTGGGAAATTAGAGGGAAAGCCTATTGAACTCCCTGAGGCCTCTTCCACCCAACCTTCTCTGCTCGGAAAATTGGTCGCTCTTTTTGGAGTCAAGGCCGGGGTGGGAGGGGTTCTTGCCATCCTGCTGATCGGCAGTTCCTTTGTGCGAGTCGATCCGGATATTTCGGTGCATGTGGAAACCACCCGTATGGAATTTAGCGTGGCGCCGGGTATGGATGATAAACGACTGACGGATATGATGACCTTTGAGACCCTGACCATTGAAAATATCGGGAAACTCGCTATCAGTCCAGACCGGCTGTTGGTTGCGGACCCGGCTGAATATGATATGGAGTCGGATAGTTATCCGCCGAAAGCCTGGTTCGATATCCCCGTCAATGGGCGAACCGTGCAGTTTGATGTGGGCAGCTCTGGTATGGCCTCGGAAATTACCATTGAACCCACGGATCATCAGGAGGCCGTTGCGGGGCAACTCGATGGTATCGTGCTGACCGACGAGACGGTCGTCACGATGCAGGTTTCCAATGATAATGCGGTCACTTTGGCATTCCGAAAGAAAGAGGGGCCACAGCGAGTGGTGGTGTCCCGCATACATGCCGTCCAATTCATTCAAATCGGATTACAAGCGCCGCCCGAACTTTCCATTCCTTTTCCCCAGGATCAGGAGCTGACCTATCACATCATTTTTGAGAAGAAGCCGGGAACGATGGAACTGTTTGGGCAGGATGAGTCTCTGGTTCTGGTGATGAAAGAAAAGGAAATCACAGGCAAGAAACCGATTTCCAGTTCAGTCTTGCCGATACAATCCATAGACTTTTCCTCGCAGGATCCTGGGACTGGTGAACGCAAACCGCCGGAGGGATTTGCAGGAACGGTGGAATATGTGAGTCCCGAAGGAATGCCCGCGGTGCCGATGGGAACCAATGCGTTTCTGGCCTTGGACCATCTGGACCATTTTGAGATCACTTCAATCAGCATAGATCCGATCGGCCATAAATTGGTGGTGGATCTGAAGGGCAAAGCCGGCTATGTCAAAACAGGCACTCCTGACAACCCACAGAATCTTCGGCCGACCCTCTTCGATCACATCCGGTACAGCCCTGTATTCGAACCAGTCAGGAAATTAATCGGGCTTTAG
- a CDS encoding TetR/AcrR family transcriptional regulator: MKATPNPRAERKQREYEARREEILLAAERKFSQNGFFKTSMAEIAEDAQFAMGTVYRFFKSKEDIYISLVEAKVEELLRLLEEAAHSRLPAQEKLRAVIQVKLAFADQNRAFFRIYVSEWSGFEWTVKSAFGERVWKRYLAQIDLVANLIKEGIRTGEFRKVNPKDTSLAFHGMLNSTIYLWILQSGPKESLVDKGKWLGSLLLDGLGTSTLKRPM, translated from the coding sequence ATGAAAGCGACTCCCAATCCTCGGGCGGAAAGAAAGCAGCGGGAATATGAAGCCCGGCGTGAAGAAATTTTGCTGGCCGCGGAGCGAAAGTTTTCCCAGAACGGGTTTTTCAAAACCAGCATGGCCGAAATCGCTGAGGACGCGCAATTTGCTATGGGGACGGTGTACCGGTTTTTTAAAAGCAAAGAAGACATCTATATCTCTCTGGTGGAAGCCAAGGTGGAGGAATTACTCCGGCTTTTGGAAGAAGCGGCGCACAGCCGTCTCCCGGCCCAGGAGAAGTTACGTGCGGTGATTCAGGTGAAGTTAGCTTTCGCTGATCAAAACCGTGCGTTCTTCCGGATTTATGTCTCTGAATGGAGCGGGTTTGAATGGACGGTGAAAAGCGCATTTGGCGAGCGGGTGTGGAAACGGTACCTGGCACAAATCGATCTCGTTGCGAATCTCATTAAGGAGGGCATCAGGACCGGAGAATTCCGCAAAGTGAATCCCAAAGATACCTCCTTGGCGTTTCATGGCATGTTAAACTCCACCATCTATCTTTGGATTCTCCAGTCCGGCCCCAAAGAATCGCTTGTAGACAAAGGCAAGTGGTTGGGGTCGTTGTTGCTTGACGGCCTCGGGACTTCAACCTTAAAAAGGCCAATGTAA